Below is a window of Dromiciops gliroides isolate mDroGli1 chromosome 5, mDroGli1.pri, whole genome shotgun sequence DNA.
GAAGATTGGAAAGAGGAGTGGGTGGAGGTGTCAGAGCCGGAGGCCATGGATGGGCATCTCTCCTAAAACCTCACAAGCTGGAAACCATAGACTGGAGCCCTAGGTGTGCCAGTGTAGATGAGCTGCATAAGCCAGAAGGCTGAaattcctcctttcccccatgGGCCAGTATTTGGGGCTTCTATAAGAACAGCTGTAATGATACTTTACATTTGCATAGTACTTTGTAATGATagaggatttttttggggggcaaggcaatgagggttaagtgacttgcccagggtcacacagctggtaagtgtcaagtgtctgaggccgaatttgaactcaggtcctcctgaatccagggccagtgctttatccactgcaccacctagctgccccaataatagagctttaaggtttgcaaagtgtatTCTCTTGAGGGTATTATCTTACCGGATCACAACAAAGCCTTGGCTAGACAGCAGGACATGGCAACAGAATTGCCCACCACCAGTTGACTTCAAGAAGAGAGCCTGACAGAAGACTGAAGGTTAGATAAGTGGAGGGGCAAGGGGAATGTTTCAGGGTTGTGCTGAGCTTGAACAATGTCTTTTTGACATTGCAAAGTTACTGCACTTCACTGGAGGTAGGTTGATACCCCTTTTTCCAAGAGCAGGTAAAAGAAACTAGGGAAAGCCCCAACACCAGCCTCCGTCcgcttctttcctttcctcaatcaggaagaataaaatgttactttaaaaacTGAAGGactgcaagactcaagagaagtttaaaaaggtaaataggggggaaaaagttattcaataacgttaaactatttatatcccctacacgggaagataatacttataactcttgagaactgtatatctacttaggcagacagaaggaatatacacagagggtataaatataaattgtctttgatgtgatgatataaagaaaattaaggagtgtaaaaaaggagtttatggggagaagaggaaaggggaggtggaatgggattaatcacatcatatgaagaggtgcaaaaaaacctattacaatagagggaaagaagggagggatgagcattgtttcaaccttactctcatcagatttggttcaatgagggaataacatacgttcatttggataaagaaatttagcttattctttaggaaagtaaaagggtaaggggaaaaggggggacactgatagaagggagggcagaagcaggggagaaaagggtaaagaaaagggagggggactgataaaagggagggcagattgggggagtcaggggtaagaagcaaaacattggtgaggaggaatagggtgaaagaaggggggggaagtacaaagggggtagatacaatggagggaaataaaaactGAAGGACTTCAAACTGAAAACAATGTAGGACAATTCAAgttaggggaaaaaatgcaagGAAGCTATCAGGTAGAAGAGAGATTGGCTCTATTTGGCTCTTAAGTGAAGAATTAGGAGCAAAGGGTGGAAGTTTTAGGGGAGTACGTTTAGGCTAAACAGCAGAGAAAAACAGCCTATTAGTTAACCAAAGGTGGAATTGTCTGTGTTGGGAAGTAGTATGTTCCCCCTTGGTAAATATCCTCGAGCAACCCTTAGATACTAGGTGCAACAAGGAGCAGCTCTTTCAGTATCCTTGgttctggggggtggggcagctaggttgtgaagTGTAttgagcactgtccctgaagttgggaggacttgagttcaaatctcacctcagacacttactgtgtgaccctgagcaagtaacttaaccccaattgccttaaaacatccaggggccatttccagttgtcctgctgtttatcttgccactggacccagatggctttggaggagagagtgaggttggtgactgcatagccctccctcgcttaaatccaattcagtgcaagtcatggtcctcttcgagaacaaaggacaaacaacaacaacaacaaaaacaattcttGACTCCTCACCAGTTATGATGAGGAGGATCCCAATGACCACCTGCAAGAGGAGAGAGATGCTGAGCAGGGTGACCAGGATTGTGTAGTAGGGGGAAGATGGTTCTTGTTCCAGAACAGCCTTCAGTCGAGTGGCATTGGACATGAAGAGGGCCACATCCAGCATGCTCTCCGAAACACTCTTCTTTGTGGCGTAATGATTAAAATTGATGGGCAGCTCCCTCCTGGGGCTGGGATTCCTGGGCTACACAGAAGAAGAAGCAAAGTTAAGTAGGAAAGCCCAGGATTCAGTGCAGCAGAAAAAGCCTTGGATTGGGAGTTAGGagatgtgatgattaaaaatgtgagacatagtttctgggttgtttaatcattttatcAATAGGCTATTAGTCAAAGGAGGGTTGTCTCTCTCTGACGcaagacccctaatggtggtggggtcacAGTTTACATGTCCTTCTCTTGTTGGTGGTCCGTTACATAGTAATCAAAtccaattggttgacatgattggaggtgggttatgaAGTCTTCAGATATGTGACTTAGGTtgctcaaatcttggtcaaaaagacatcagagaaagaatgtagatcCCACCCAAGCTGATCTGACCACAATAGTTTCCACCTATGTGTGGGTTGATGCAGGCTAAATCTtgtcagtaaagtccttcagaaagaacctgaaggattttttttcataacagtattttattattttccagttacatgtagagatagttttcaacatttgtttttataagatttctagttttagatttttctccttccctcccttccctcccccctccccaagacagcaagcagaaCCTGAAGGAtttagaaagaagaggaaagaggaagaagaaggggagacCACTAAATCCCCCAGGATTACAGGaagatataattattaataattatttttcacaatgacctgagttctaatctaagCTCTGCAGCTACTTTGTTGTGGGGTCTCAGAAGGATCCTATTACCCACTCTCCACACAttagttttcccatctctaaagTGAAGAGTTTGAACtctagttatctcttccacacagggtcccccacaatctggaaaatccatgtaaaattttttagccttcccttcataccagagaagaagtctaaattattatggtattaaaagagaaaatattttggtATTATATAGTACTATACATatactttatgcatttctgagtttctaaacttcttctgtgttgtctgctggccttcatgtgtggtttctgcaaaactccccccaaatgcctatttaatttcttatgcctaccTGCAATATATCAGGACCTCagtggggaaagttgtgatgtggaagggataactatatagtTTCTGGTGCTGCTTCTCACTTTAATACTATGAATTCTAACACTATGAGTCTCTGACTAGTGTTTTAGAAAATGCTCTTTCTCCCTTACACATACAACCTGTGAAATGATCACTCCACTTCTGGCCTCTCTGCTCGGTCTCGACTTGTAGGTTTCTACTCCTTTCTCTGATTGAGACACTTTCCCAcagtaatggggggagggggcagaatttgtcatataaaaatcagttgaaggaactgggaatgttcaGGTTACAGAAGAGATTTGTCAGGAGGGAAAGACATGATAGCTGGCTTCGAATATTTAAAGAGTTCTTAATGTGGaagaagggattagatttgtttagccatggagggcagaactagaagaacaatgggtggaaattgcagGAAGATAGATAtcagttcaata
It encodes the following:
- the NINJ2 gene encoding ninjurin-2 isoform X2; translated protein: MESEGEIVDLQPRNPSPRRELPINFNHYATKKSVSESMLDVALFMSNATRLKAVLEQEPSSPYYTILVTLLSISLLLQVVIGILLIITARMNLNEVSKQQRLGQLNNTTMVMVFITVIINIFITAFGVQKMGQPWPTPRPY